Proteins encoded within one genomic window of bacterium:
- a CDS encoding DMT family transporter codes for MIVWFLFALSNAFSYSAHNAYSKYVISYSKLSKSAVIFLSSLVASIALFSAAYINGIPQLDRTFWIAVVVTGLINSITAPMLLRAYQLGEFSRVFSVSLLTPVFLLFTAFIFLGEIPRPLGIFGVMLTVVGLWFVERDSRKEVKKELAPEAGKIDRGVLLAIGVALLSSVTVNFDKLAAQHSSVFFGPAVALAIMAFTSGSYLMLIGKFRPSHLKGIGMQEIRGVISLGLIGALSNVLFNVALLIGLAVYTIAIKRMGILFGILWGWLFFKEKDIAKKLIGAMIAIGGVVLILFS; via the coding sequence ATGATCGTTTGGTTTTTATTTGCGCTTTCTAACGCTTTTAGCTATTCGGCGCACAATGCTTATAGTAAATATGTAATTTCTTATTCCAAGCTTTCTAAGTCGGCCGTTATCTTTCTTTCTTCCTTGGTTGCCTCGATCGCTTTATTTTCCGCTGCCTACATTAATGGCATTCCCCAGTTAGATCGAACCTTTTGGATAGCGGTTGTGGTTACCGGCCTTATTAATTCCATCACCGCTCCAATGTTGTTACGCGCCTATCAATTGGGAGAATTTTCTCGAGTTTTTTCGGTGTCTCTTTTGACCCCAGTATTCTTATTATTTACGGCCTTTATATTTCTTGGAGAGATACCTCGTCCATTGGGAATTTTTGGAGTTATGCTGACGGTGGTCGGTTTGTGGTTTGTAGAAAGAGATTCTCGCAAGGAAGTAAAAAAAGAGCTTGCCCCGGAGGCGGGAAAGATCGATCGTGGAGTTTTACTAGCGATCGGCGTGGCCTTGCTTTCTTCAGTCACTGTTAATTTCGATAAATTGGCCGCCCAGCACTCAAGTGTGTTCTTCGGTCCGGCGGTGGCACTCGCAATCATGGCTTTTACTAGCGGTAGTTATTTGATGTTGATTGGAAAATTCCGCCCCTCGCATTTAAAGGGCATTGGCATGCAAGAGATTAGAGGCGTGATTTCTTTAGGTTTGATCGGTGCTTTAAGCAACGTTCTTTTCAATGTGGCGCTATTGATTGGTTTGGCTGTTTACACCATCGCCATTAAAAGAATGGGAATATTATTCGGAATTTTGTGGGGTTGGCTGTTTTTTAAGGAAAAAGATATTGCAAAAAAGCTGATCGGGGCGATGATTGCAATCGGTGGCGTGGTCTTGATACTCTTTAGCTAA
- a CDS encoding N-acetylneuraminate synthase family protein: protein MNSEKIWEKIQKGVFIIAEVGKNFIQTEEDQPVGVYLENAKRLVDEAVAAGADAVKIQTHSVEDEILNINFVSPHFPNWKSGDRYGWVTRNTKGTPVKEFLLPLMQYAKEKGIFLFSTPMSRGAAKILHEQVNTQLWKIGSGDILDFVMLDYLRNTDKPIMLSSGMSTLEEVEKAVNFLREKNPRVALLHCVSKYPCPPEDLSLRTMDLYRRKFDMPIGFSDHSIGIEPDILAVAMGATILEKHFSVSRDVWGPDHKVSMTPAELRDLVRGVRELENNPAKKKEILESDYGRRGMGAEEKVLQDGETVFRPLFRKALMASQDIPPGIEITKEMLYAMRPQAMAGGLPSEKYKEVLGKKTKIALKKFDPITIEVLM from the coding sequence ATGAATAGCGAAAAGATTTGGGAGAAAATTCAAAAAGGGGTATTTATAATCGCTGAAGTCGGCAAGAATTTTATCCAGACAGAAGAAGACCAGCCAGTTGGGGTTTATCTGGAGAATGCCAAGAGGCTCGTTGATGAGGCGGTGGCCGCCGGGGCTGATGCCGTAAAGATACAGACTCATAGCGTGGAGGATGAGATCCTGAATATCAATTTTGTCTCCCCGCATTTTCCAAATTGGAAGAGCGGCGATCGTTATGGTTGGGTGACCAGGAATACCAAAGGCACTCCGGTCAAGGAATTTTTGCTGCCATTGATGCAATATGCCAAAGAAAAAGGGATATTTCTTTTTTCTACACCGATGAGCCGAGGAGCGGCCAAAATTTTACATGAACAAGTGAACACCCAGCTTTGGAAGATCGGCTCCGGCGACATTTTGGATTTCGTAATGTTGGATTATTTGCGCAATACCGATAAGCCAATAATGCTTTCCTCCGGTATGAGTACTCTGGAAGAGGTGGAAAAAGCCGTGAACTTTTTGCGGGAGAAAAATCCGAGAGTGGCGTTGTTGCACTGTGTTTCCAAGTATCCCTGCCCGCCGGAGGATCTTTCTTTGAGAACAATGGATCTTTATCGAAGAAAGTTTGATATGCCGATCGGTTTCTCGGATCACTCAATTGGAATTGAGCCTGACATATTGGCGGTTGCAATGGGCGCTACTATTTTGGAAAAACACTTTTCGGTTTCCCGTGATGTCTGGGGTCCGGATCACAAGGTTTCTATGACCCCCGCGGAATTGCGCGATTTGGTGAGGGGCGTACGTGAGCTGGAAAATAATCCTGCTAAGAAAAAAGAAATTTTGGAAAGTGACTATGGACGCCGTGGAATGGGTGCCGAGGAGAAGGTGCTACAGGACGGAGAGACGGTTTTCCGGCCTTTGTTTCGAAAGGCGTTGATGGCTAGTCAAGATATTCCCCCTGGAATTGAAATAACAAAAGAAATGCTTTATGCCATGCGTCCGCAGGCGATGGCCGGCGGTTTGCCGTCGGAGAAGTATAAAGAAGTGTTGGGTAAGAAAACTAAAATTGCATTAAAAAAGTTTGATCCGATAACTATCGAAGTTCTTATGTAG
- a CDS encoding O-antigen ligase family protein, translating to MNSKTLANYYIWSIKALVFIIPFLSLWISTSMFFPYITGRNFAFRILVELALVLWLALVVLKKEYRPKMTPMTIAILAFVAIIGLANLLGVDPSGSFWSRLERMEGYMMILHLAAYFLVMTNVFRTKDEWLNFFKAFVGAGIWVGVYGMLQVLGIKEAIQGGGFRIDGTIGNPTYLAAYLTLVIALAIILFANATSKFWKYFYGSTIGFFLMVMFFTVSRGAVLSLVMATPLFLVLYLIFKKPTSAGEFRTRKLVIGLLVAVIVVPATLWLMRNTSLIQSNRALARLTSISFSEHTVRSRVMIWGIGLQAFKERPILGWGQENFIQAFSKYFNPGLYDQEPWFDRPHNIIFEWLVNGGVFGLASYLSLYGVLFYYIWKLGRRKIFTITESILVLVTLVAYFFQNLFVFENFNTYVLFFSIAAFLNRSYEESMPKHSVEDLGDRRSQSYAVLIAGLLIASAVIYFANIKPIAQARGIITALKATVSSGNPLANTLAAFKAAMAKNTFAKGETLEQLARVAGLLLGQGNFPTEAKLPFLRYAVDEIEKYLKDNPKNIRLHLMAANLYQGGRTLDPSYFGKSREHLEIARQLSPTKQQILFLQADNYLLTNEVEKALDVLEEAASLEPTYRDAQVNYATVGIFANRNDVVVKVVEAMNQNRLNNPDLKLHPALFHNFISDLAKLFDVYMRVGQPQNAKALYSYLLKLAPDAKLQGLEAPYQEIVNRLKGQL from the coding sequence ATGAATTCTAAAACTTTAGCCAACTATTACATCTGGAGCATAAAAGCTCTGGTTTTTATAATTCCATTTCTCTCCCTTTGGATCTCCACCTCAATGTTCTTTCCTTATATCACGGGGCGGAATTTTGCCTTCCGTATTTTGGTAGAGCTGGCGCTTGTCCTCTGGTTGGCCTTGGTGGTTTTGAAAAAAGAATACCGGCCGAAGATGACGCCGATGACGATTGCGATTCTGGCGTTCGTAGCGATTATTGGTTTGGCCAATCTGCTGGGCGTGGATCCGTCGGGCAGTTTCTGGTCTCGCTTGGAAAGAATGGAGGGCTATATGATGATCCTGCATTTGGCCGCTTATTTCCTGGTGATGACCAATGTGTTTCGGACCAAAGATGAATGGCTTAATTTCTTTAAAGCGTTCGTGGGGGCAGGTATTTGGGTTGGGGTGTATGGAATGTTGCAGGTGTTGGGCATCAAGGAGGCCATTCAGGGAGGTGGTTTTCGTATTGATGGAACCATTGGCAACCCGACTTATTTGGCGGCTTATCTGACGCTGGTAATAGCTTTGGCGATTATCTTATTCGCGAATGCTACATCCAAATTTTGGAAGTATTTTTACGGTTCCACGATCGGTTTCTTTTTGATGGTAATGTTCTTTACGGTCAGCAGAGGAGCGGTCCTTTCTTTGGTTATGGCCACCCCCCTGTTCCTCGTCCTTTATCTGATATTCAAAAAACCGACATCAGCAGGGGAGTTCAGAACTAGAAAGCTCGTAATTGGATTGTTGGTCGCGGTGATTGTGGTGCCGGCTACTTTGTGGCTGATGCGTAATACAAGTCTGATTCAAAGTAATCGAGCCCTTGCCCGCCTTACTTCTATTTCTTTCAGTGAACACACAGTTCGTTCCCGCGTGATGATTTGGGGTATCGGCCTTCAGGCCTTTAAAGAGCGTCCAATTTTGGGTTGGGGGCAGGAGAATTTTATCCAGGCCTTTTCTAAATATTTCAATCCCGGATTGTATGACCAAGAGCCTTGGTTTGATCGTCCCCATAATATTATTTTTGAATGGCTGGTTAATGGCGGAGTCTTTGGGCTCGCCTCCTACCTCTCTCTTTATGGAGTTTTGTTCTATTACATATGGAAGCTTGGGCGGCGCAAGATTTTTACGATTACCGAATCTATTTTGGTCCTAGTGACTTTGGTGGCTTATTTTTTCCAGAACCTTTTCGTTTTCGAAAACTTCAATACCTATGTGCTTTTCTTTAGCATTGCCGCTTTCTTGAATCGCTCCTATGAGGAGTCTATGCCCAAGCATAGCGTGGAGGACTTGGGTGATCGCCGCTCGCAATCATACGCGGTTTTAATCGCCGGGTTGTTGATCGCATCGGCGGTGATCTATTTTGCGAATATCAAGCCGATCGCTCAAGCTCGCGGAATTATTACTGCCCTGAAAGCTACTGTTTCCTCCGGCAATCCCTTGGCCAATACCCTTGCTGCCTTCAAAGCGGCGATGGCCAAAAATACTTTTGCTAAAGGAGAGACTCTAGAGCAGTTGGCGCGCGTGGCCGGGTTGCTTTTGGGGCAGGGTAATTTTCCCACCGAAGCGAAGCTTCCCTTCCTCCGGTACGCCGTAGATGAGATAGAAAAATACTTAAAAGACAACCCGAAAAATATCCGGCTACATCTGATGGCGGCTAATTTGTATCAAGGGGGTCGCACCCTAGACCCTTCATATTTTGGGAAATCTCGCGAGCATCTGGAGATCGCTCGCCAATTAAGCCCAACCAAGCAGCAGATTCTTTTCCTGCAAGCCGATAATTACTTGCTCACCAATGAGGTTGAGAAAGCCCTGGACGTTTTGGAGGAAGCGGCTTCGTTGGAGCCTACTTATCGGGACGCGCAGGTAAATTATGCTACCGTGGGAATTTTCGCGAACCGAAATGATGTCGTGGTAAAGGTGGTGGAGGCGATGAATCAGAACCGGCTCAACAACCCCGATCTTAAATTACATCCGGCTTTGTTCCATAACTTTATTAGTGATTTGGCGAAATTGTTTGATGTGTATATGAGAGTAGGTCAGCCGCAAAACGCCAAAGCGCTGTATAGCTATTTGCTCAAGCTGGCACCGGACGCTAAATTGCAGGGACTTGAAGCGCCTTATCAGGAAATCGTTAACCGTCTTAAGGGGCAGCTGTAG
- a CDS encoding peptidoglycan-binding domain-containing protein: MKKVLTTLSVLALLPSLVAFAAYNSVTLNSGSSIVVSVGGSNLTLSVANGAVETLEVLTSSMTATLVSGSSLNIASTDRRNFTYTVGSAIATFTCGSSSSELSISSAGTQNITVTPGTTTCTSPDAGGGAGGGSSPSPSPSPSPSPSPSPAPVPTPTPVPPPAVVPAPVPGAAVVANVPAATVANPSPVAQLVSPVFNKNLSVGSKGDDVKRLQELLATDKEIYPEGLVTGYLGNLTKAAIRKFQLKYGVIQKATDPGNGNLGPKTRAKLKEIFGSGTVAPASGAQATLDALTKQLKDLQAQAAKPAPAPVPVPSTSAQQAQLDALVKMLQELQAKAAKPAPAPVPVPSTSAQQAQLEAALKALKELQAKVAAQ, encoded by the coding sequence ATGAAAAAAGTTCTCACAACTTTATCGGTGCTTGCCTTGTTGCCATCCCTTGTAGCTTTTGCGGCATACAATTCAGTCACGCTTAATAGCGGAAGTTCCATCGTAGTCTCCGTTGGGGGAAGCAATCTTACTTTGTCTGTAGCGAACGGCGCGGTGGAAACTCTAGAAGTGCTCACATCTTCCATGACTGCTACTTTAGTTTCTGGGTCTAGTCTGAATATTGCTTCAACAGATCGGAGAAATTTTACCTACACCGTAGGAAGCGCGATCGCCACCTTTACTTGTGGTAGCTCCTCTTCGGAATTGAGCATCAGCTCTGCAGGCACCCAGAATATTACAGTCACTCCTGGGACCACTACCTGCACAAGTCCTGATGCTGGTGGAGGAGCTGGCGGTGGTTCTTCACCATCTCCGTCTCCGAGCCCATCTCCGTCTCCGTCTCCCTCCCCAGCTCCCGTCCCGACACCAACTCCTGTGCCACCTCCGGCCGTAGTTCCTGCTCCAGTACCGGGAGCGGCCGTGGTTGCCAACGTTCCGGCTGCGACCGTTGCCAACCCCTCTCCCGTGGCGCAGTTGGTTTCCCCGGTGTTTAATAAGAATTTGAGTGTTGGTTCAAAAGGAGACGATGTAAAGCGATTGCAGGAACTTTTAGCCACCGATAAAGAAATTTATCCTGAAGGGCTGGTTACCGGCTATCTTGGTAATTTAACTAAGGCCGCTATCCGGAAATTCCAGCTCAAGTATGGAGTTATTCAGAAAGCGACCGACCCTGGAAATGGAAACCTGGGTCCGAAGACAAGGGCGAAGTTGAAGGAGATATTTGGTAGCGGCACAGTAGCTCCGGCCTCTGGCGCACAAGCGACTTTAGACGCCCTAACCAAGCAGTTGAAAGATTTACAGGCGCAAGCTGCTAAACCAGCCCCTGCCCCAGTGCCAGTCCCATCAACTTCTGCTCAGCAAGCCCAGTTGGATGCTCTAGTAAAGATGTTGCAGGAACTACAAGCTAAAGCTGCTAAACCAGCTCCGGCTCCAGTACCCGTCCCATCCACTTCCGCTCAGCAGGCCCAGTTAGAGGCTGCGTTGAAAGCTTTGAAAGAGTTACAAGCTAAGGTGGCGGCTCAATAA
- a CDS encoding nucleotidyltransferase family protein, translating to MKGVILAGGSGTRLYPVTLETPKPLLTVNRKPILNHLLGFFAKHGVDEATILINKNHTEDFQWWQKRYENELGGKIELAVEHEPLGTFGGLKLISEKLTEPFILSNGDELKDFDLSALIAAHKANSAKPMATIALVKVDNAQNFGVPVMEGNLIMQFLEKPKDVQSSFVSSGIYILEPEVLKYADFSKGFLMIEKDIFPKLAKDGKLAGHRVENYRWFPCDTLEKWEKAIKEW from the coding sequence ATGAAAGGCGTCATATTAGCAGGTGGCTCGGGGACGAGGCTTTATCCGGTGACCCTGGAGACGCCGAAGCCTTTATTGACCGTGAATCGAAAGCCTATTTTAAACCATTTGCTTGGTTTTTTTGCCAAACATGGAGTAGATGAAGCCACGATTCTTATCAATAAGAACCATACCGAAGATTTCCAGTGGTGGCAGAAGCGTTATGAAAATGAGTTGGGAGGAAAGATAGAGTTAGCGGTAGAGCATGAGCCACTCGGCACTTTTGGCGGCTTGAAGCTTATCTCTGAAAAATTAACCGAGCCGTTCATTCTTTCAAACGGAGATGAGTTAAAAGATTTTGATCTGTCCGCGTTGATAGCGGCTCATAAAGCCAATTCCGCAAAACCAATGGCGACTATCGCTTTGGTGAAAGTAGATAATGCGCAAAATTTCGGGGTCCCAGTAATGGAAGGCAATCTGATTATGCAGTTTTTAGAGAAGCCAAAAGATGTGCAATCTAGCTTCGTCAGCTCAGGAATATACATATTAGAGCCAGAAGTATTAAAGTATGCTGATTTTTCCAAGGGATTTTTGATGATTGAGAAAGACATCTTCCCTAAATTGGCGAAAGACGGAAAGTTAGCCGGGCATAGAGTAGAAAATTATCGATGGTTTCCCTGCGATACTTTAGAAAAATGGGAGAAAGCTATTAAGGAGTGGTAG
- a CDS encoding flippase: protein MIKFILNFLLHNSSVGQTIAKNTFWLFFGQITGRLFRAAIVIYAARVLGAASWGAFSYALGVAAFLTIFSDIGINALITKEASRNPELKNKYIATAFWTKLTLLIALIAGVAIAFPYLTNIPEAAAIMPILIFVFAFDTLRDLGSAISRSMEKMEIESLIGVFTNLAIVVLGIAFLIFEPTSRALSYAYAVGSGLGLLAIWFVLRRHIGNFFTNFDRRLVKNILSTAWPFGLMGLMGAINLNTDIIMVGWLRSAVEVGHYAAAQKPVLLLYVLPTLLASSIFPMMARMAKIAPAIVIGLLEKALAGVILLAVPVVALSLIFAHPIINILFGAEYLPAVNTFRILIFTILIVYPSTLIGNAIFAFDAQKSFVWFVLASAVGNVVFNFLLIPVWGIAGAAAATLITQIITNFLIWRKMNSIHKLSILPQFKFYFGLLSRFK, encoded by the coding sequence ATGATTAAATTTATATTGAATTTTCTGCTGCACAACAGCTCTGTCGGCCAGACTATCGCCAAAAATACCTTTTGGTTATTCTTCGGCCAAATAACCGGACGCTTATTCCGCGCCGCAATCGTCATCTATGCCGCTAGGGTGCTTGGCGCGGCCAGCTGGGGAGCTTTTTCTTACGCTTTAGGGGTCGCCGCCTTCCTGACTATTTTCTCCGACATCGGCATCAACGCCCTCATCACGAAAGAAGCTTCTCGCAATCCGGAGCTGAAGAATAAATATATCGCCACCGCTTTCTGGACAAAATTAACATTACTCATTGCCTTGATTGCAGGGGTCGCCATCGCCTTTCCATACTTAACTAACATTCCGGAAGCCGCCGCGATTATGCCGATTTTGATATTCGTATTCGCCTTCGACACCCTGCGCGATCTTGGCTCGGCAATCAGCCGATCGATGGAAAAAATGGAAATTGAATCCCTGATTGGCGTATTCACTAACCTCGCTATCGTGGTTTTGGGAATTGCTTTTCTAATCTTTGAGCCGACCAGTCGCGCGCTTTCTTATGCCTACGCCGTCGGGAGCGGCCTTGGGCTTCTGGCTATTTGGTTTGTCTTGCGCCGCCACATCGGAAATTTCTTCACCAATTTTGACCGCCGCTTAGTAAAAAACATTCTCTCCACCGCTTGGCCATTTGGCCTTATGGGTTTAATGGGCGCAATCAATTTAAACACCGACATCATTATGGTCGGTTGGCTCCGCTCGGCCGTGGAAGTCGGGCATTACGCAGCCGCCCAAAAGCCGGTCTTATTACTCTATGTATTACCGACCCTACTCGCTTCCAGCATATTTCCAATGATGGCAAGGATGGCGAAAATCGCTCCGGCAATAGTGATCGGTCTCTTGGAAAAAGCGCTCGCGGGAGTGATTCTGTTGGCTGTCCCAGTAGTAGCCCTAAGCCTCATCTTTGCTCACCCAATAATTAATATTTTATTCGGCGCGGAATATCTTCCGGCTGTAAACACTTTCCGAATCCTTATCTTCACAATTTTGATAGTTTATCCCTCCACGCTCATCGGCAACGCCATCTTCGCCTTTGATGCGCAAAAGAGCTTTGTCTGGTTCGTGTTGGCTTCCGCCGTAGGCAACGTAGTCTTCAATTTCCTCCTAATCCCCGTCTGGGGCATCGCCGGCGCCGCCGCCGCAACCCTGATTACCCAAATAATCACCAACTTCCTCATCTGGCGCAAAATGAACTCGATCCATAAACTCTCCATACTGCCTCAATTTAAGTTCTACTTCGGTCTACTGTCCCGATTCAAATAA